AACAACAATCCCAGGGATAAGTGAATATTCTGCGTTGCTGATAATGGCAGAGATAGGAGATATAAGAAGATTCAAGAATGCCGAGTGCTTGTGCAGTTATGCCGGATTAGTTCCATCAACCTATCAATCAGGAAACAAACAATACCATGGTAAAATAACCAAACAAGGATCCAAGTGGCTTAGATGGATATTAATTCAAGCTGCCAATAAAGCAATAACAAGAGACAATGCACTTCAAAGATTTTACAAAAGATTAGAACAAAAGAAGGGAAGAAAAATAGCAATAGTTGCAACAGCAAGAAAGATGCTCACTTACATATATGCAATGCTTACCTTGAATTTGGAATTCAACCAACTTCAAGTAAATAAGGGGAGGGTAGCTCGAGCTTTCATTAACCGAAACGGTTGTTAGTCATGATTGAGTTCCCTGGATTTACGACGGTAATAGTGCGTTGTGACACGCGGATAGATGAATGTCGTAATACCCTTATAAGAAGTTGGATGAAAAAATATTTAAGGAGGTTTTCATAGATGAAAGCCAGGAATTTTATAAATGATTGTGGATATTGATAAGGTCTGCTGGCCTTCTTTTCATTCATTTTTTCTAATTCTACACCCCATCCCTTCAAGAAATCAAAATCAAGCAAAGCCTCTCCTCTTCGGACAAGCTGATCATTGTATTCTTTCCAATTTCTTGAAGACATGTATATTAGTTGGGTTTCTAGTTATTAAGCGACACACTAGTTTCAGAAGAAAGATTTTTATAATAATGTAACTAATTGTATAATATAAATCACAAAAAATCACAAGGGGATGTGAAGAAATGGCAACCGTGAGAATTGATGATGAACTTTTAAAAGAAATTAAAGATTGGATAAAAAGAAATGGGAATAAATATGAATTTCCAACAGTAACAGCATTTATAAACAATGCAATATACAAAAAATTAAAAGAAGTAAATAATGGTGTTAAAAAATGAACAACCCCTTTATCAATAAAATAATTTGCGGGGATGTTTTAGAGGTTATGAATAAAATACCAGATAATTCTGTCCATTTAGCTATTACTTCTCCACCATACAATGTTGGAAAAAATTATGACAATCACAACGATAAAATGGATTATCAGGAATATCTAAATTGGCTAGAAAAAGTTTGGATAGAAACAAAAAGGGTTTTAGTGCCTGGTGGAAGATTTGCTCTAAATATTGCACCCACAGGAATTAAAAATTTTATTCCAATACATCATGATTTTGCTAATCAGCTTAGAAAAATTGGTATGAAATTTAGAACTGAAATAATATGGTATAAACAAACAATGTTAAAAAGGACTGCTTGGGGTAGTTTTAAAAGCCCTGCTAATCCTCATATCGTTCCTTCTTGGGAGTATATTTTGGTTTTCTCAAAAAATGAAGATAGATTAGAAGGATCTTATAAAAACGCTGATATTACAAAAGAAGAATTTATGAAATTCTCTGATGGGATGTGGTATATTTCCCCAGAAACTCAAAGAAATGGACATCCTGCACCATTTCCAGAAGAATTAATATATCGTCTTATAAAATTCTATTCTTATAAGGGAAATACTGTTTTAGATATGTTTGGTGGAACAGGAACAGTAGCTGTTGTTGCATTAAAAACAGGAAGGAATTTTATTCATATAGATATTTCACCAGAATATTGTAAAACTGCAGAAAATAGATTAGCAAAAGCTAAAAGGGAATTATCTCAATTGAAACTATCATCTCTTCATTGATTTTTGCCAATTAATTAAATCCTTCGGTAGTTCATCTAAATGTTTTATCATGCTACCTAGCTTTGTTTTTGGATTCAGAACATAGACACCATCTAAATAATGGCTTCCCAACAATCTATCTTTTGTTGGTTTTTCTTCACTCCCCCATTCTGATTGCCATTCACTGCCTTTTTGTTGTCTTCCTTTATCTGAAGTGGCAAAAACAACTTTCAAATCTTCAACTATCTCTTTTAGAACAACTGCATAGAAAAGAGTTTCTGAAAATCTGCCATGCAAGCTTGTCTTACAACTTATTACTGCAATAGGATTTTCCTGTTTATCTATAACTATCAAATCTATATCACCCCAAATTTTTTGTGAGGTTTCGCCTTTACCAACAGGTATTGAAAGTTTATTCCAAAGAGCCGAACCCTTCTTAACACTTCTACCACTTATAACAACTAAATCAGAACCTAATTTTTTGAGCTCTTGATTAACAAAATCCATTACCTTATTTTCCCATTCCTGGCCACTTTTTTGAACATAACTCTGTCTTTCATCAACAGTTTCATACTCTTTTTTAGACATATCACTTATGATTAAATTTTTTGCTTATAAATCTATTGAAAATAATTAGTTCCAAACAAATAGTTCTTAATTTGTCTTTTGAAAGTTGGGGTATGAAAAATAATAAAGAGGTTTTTACTTTCGGAAATCTTAAGCAAACCCTTCTTAATTACATTTTTTAAAATACCCGAATGAGAATACAAATTAAACCTTTATCGTTAAATAAATCAATAATCCAATAAGAAACTTTGCAAAAAGTTCATAAATAGAATATGCAAGAAATTATTAAATATCTTGAATTTAAGTGAGATTTATGTTAAAAGGTGAATTAATAGAACATAGGGTTCTGGTTTTTGAAAAATCCGAGGATTTGGATAAATTAGTAGAATCTGGATATGGAAAATGGTTAGATGATAAGTTGGAATTGGCCCTAGTTGAGGCCATGTATCTTGTAAATAAAGGTAAACTTATTGTTGAAAAGGAAGGTGTTGCTTTAGATAAAAAAGATTTTTTAAAATATTGTGAAGATAATGAGAGAAACTTCCATGCAAGGTTGATTGTTTACACGGATCTAAGGGAAAGAGGTTTTGTGGTAAAAACAGGGTTTAAGTTTGGCTGCGATTTCCGTGTTTATGAAAGAGGTGTAAAGATAAAAAAAGGCCCTAAGGAAGCTTATGAGCACACCAAATGGGTTGTCCATGCCATACCTGAGGAATTCAACTGCTCATTTCCAGAACTATCAAGAGCTGTTAGGCTGGCACAAAATATAAGGACAGAGATGATATGGGCTATAGTAGACACCGAAGGTGATGTCACATATTATATGATAAAGAGGATAACACCTTAACCCTTTAGCACATCGACCATAGCTGATACTGGCAAACCTACGGACATCGCAACTATAATAGAACTTAAATTTTCCTGAAGTATTGATCCAATAATTGCAGAAAGTATGGTTACAACTACAAATCCAGATATCAAATGTTTCCACATCTCCTTTCCCTCAATCAACCAAAGTATCAGCATGTTTGTAAATATGCTAATAAAAAGGACAGAAAGGGCTTGCCATATCGGAACAGAAACACTTTCTATCACATATATTTGAATGATCACAAAAAGTGAGGTTAGCATCTGGGCTATATCCTTTTTATTAAAAATTCTCTTTATTGGTTTTATTTTATTTCTACCATAAGCGAGGAAGGTTATTAGGACATCCTTGTGTTTCTCTCTAGTGTGTTCTACAACCTGTCTTTCTATCTCAACTGAATTTACAATTTTTCCAGGCTGTCTTTCTGCCCAATCTTTTATGGATGAAGCTATTTTTTCTGCGTCTTTCTCAGTGCATCCAGCTTTTATTAAAGATTTTTTTATTTTATCCTCATCAAAATCCTCTAAATAACCGCCCCTTTTTCTTACAAGTATTCTTGGCAAAAAAACACCTAAATTAAATTTATTTTTTACAATTTAAATCTCAAAAAAGCCCCTATACCACCAATCCTGTTGAATTGCTCACCGGAAGAATGACCTGTTGATATTATTTCTATCTTACCTCCTTTCTTTTCTATTGAATCAACTAGTTTTTCTATTTCTTTATCCTTTATTTTTTGATCAGAAATCAAAAGTGTATCCACAGCCCCAAAATCATCTGCTCTTCTGACCTCATTAAAACCGTATGTGACAAGTCCATCTTCCTTCCTTAAGTGTGTGAAAAACTCTTCCACAAGTTTGGTTTCTCTCAAAGCCTCACTTTCCTGAATTATTTTCTCAAAATTTCCTCTTTTAAGTATTTCATTTATTCCAGACCTCGTGGAAGAAGAAACTGAATCAACAATAATTTTTTGATTCAATTCTCTATATTTTTTTTCAATTATTTTCTTGATATGTTCTTTGGCAAATCCAGGACCGGCCAATATAACTTTTTTACAATCTTCTGAAAGTGTGTTTAATTCAGATGCAACTTTAAGGTAGAATTCCTCTATTTTATCTTCCTCATATTGCATTGAATGATGATTCCTTAACTCTGAAACTATTCTAAGGCCTTTGCCATCCAAAACACCAAAAGTGGCTTCTGATGCATCGACAACTGCAAGAAGTATTTTTGGAGTTTTTAATTGTGATTTTTTTATTCTATCGAGGTGATGCTTCCTCCATTCCTTTGTTATTGTCAGTGTGGAACCAACTTCTATTTCTATTGTGTGATAAGAACCTTTTTGTACATCCTCAGGACCTTCCAAGATTCTTCCAGTCAACCTAAGATTAAAGATGTTTTCATTGAATTCAAACTTTTCCAGTTCTATTTTTAGTGTCATTGGTGTTTTTCCTATTTTTATTTTTTGTCCATCCCTTTCTATGAATTTTGTCCTGATTGTTCTCGCAAGAATATTATCACCCCTTTCAAGAATATTTATTAGGTGCCAAAGATCGTCATCATTTTCCACCTTCAAAGTGAGAGTGGAGTGTTTAAGATCTGACTTAAGGACTCTCATTCAAAACACATAAAATATAATTACTTAAAAAGACAAAAGTTTTTAAGGTGTGGGAATGGATGAGTTCATATTCGTCCTTTTAGCTGGATTATTGATGATAGGTGTGCTTCTTGTTGCATGGGGTACCCCAGGGCAGGAAGGTATAAATGGAACTCAAGTATTAATAGAAAACCCATTCTCAATCGGTGTTTTCCCAAAGGATGTGAGCAGAATTGTTCCATTAGGTGATTTCAAGATAAGCCAAGCTGTTGGGTCAAATATCTTTGAAACTAAAAGGGACGCTTATATAACAAGCAAGGAAAAGTATACAATGTCGGCAACAATCGACCAGGATCTTTCAATGGTAACAAGTGGTTTTATAAATATCTATGTCAGGGACACCAATAAGGAAGGAGGTCTGATAGTTATTGTTAACGGAAAAGAAATCTTCAACCAAATAGTAAATTTCGGGAAGATAGAAATACCAATAAACAAGGAAGATATGAGTAGTTATAATGTAGTTGAGATCACATGCTCGAAGCCAGGATGGAAGTTCTGGGTCAAACCTTATTATAAGTTGGACAAGGTTGAAGTCGGGGCAAACTTTTACGGAAACCTTCAGAAGACAGAACAATTCCAAGTTTTCCCAGAGGAACTTAGGAATTTTAGATCAGCAGAGGTTTTCTTTAAACTAGCACAATATTCAGGAGATGGTGAGATGACAATTTCAATAAATGGTTATAGGATATATAAAGGTCAACCCAGCCTAGATTTTCATCAGTCATTTGACCAATATCAAGTTGGGTTGAGGCAGGGTTTGAATACCATCTCCTTTACTGCCGATAGTGGTGCAACATTTGAGATTAGAGACGCTGGTATTTCTATAGTAAGGAGTGAGACTGCACAGACATCAAGATCATTTGAATTTACAGTAGGAAATTCCTGGGATGAGGAACTCAGAGGAACTATAAGTTTCAGGATTACTGATACTGATTATGGAGGAAATCTTTTAGTCACAATAACAGATGGAAATGGGATGAAGCATCCAACAGAAGCCTTCCAATCTTATAGAGTGGGTGAGACAAAGACTATAGATATAGACAAAAATGTCGTAACAAGAGGTAAAAATATAATAACCTTTGAAGCAAGCGGGGGGAATTTTGTTATAAGCAATCTGGAAATAAAACCAAAGTAATTTATACAAGAAGTATCAATCTAAGTATATCTCTCGTGCCAGTTATAAATCCCAAAAGACCAATAACCAACTTCAAGTAATTTCTCAAATCCTTGTCATCTGAATATTTGTCCAACATCCTCAAAACAAATATCACAACTGCAAGTTTTAATAAAAAAAAGGAAAAGGGGGTTCCCGTTATTTGAATTATAGATCTTGGTAGAACATGTTGCTCCATGTATCCAAAATATTGAATTGAAACAAAAGTGGCGGTGGCGTCATACATTTGAGAAAGAAATACGAGTTTGTTTTCCTTTGTCCAATTTATTATTTTAATTAAAATCAAGATTGGAAAAAACCAAAATAAAAAATATAATATTCCTCTTGGATTTAGTATCTTAAAAAAAGGTAATGGAATTGCAGCAAAAATTATTCCGGAGATGAACATCAGTTTATAGTATGGTATGCAAAATTTTCTTTCGATTATTTTGGTTATTGCCAAAAGTGAAGTTATCAGTAAGAAGAATATAAACCATATGTTTGGTGTAACTAAGAGATAGCTTCTTATAATTCCCATGTCTTCCAATAATCTTAAGAATATCCCAAAAATTATCCAAGGCGTTGTTGAAATTATAATTTCTTTCCCTATTTTTATTTTAAGTTTTTTTAGGATGAAAAAAAGTAAGTAGGAGAAAAAGACAAAAAAAACAGAATAAACAAGGGTGTTTATTGGATTGTAACCTTCCCCCGCTTTTATTGGTTTGATAAAATATTCAAATAAAAAATCGGTAATCGACATAAATAATTATTCGATGGAAAATATAACTATTTTATGATTGATTTCAGAAAGGTTTTGTTTGGTTTTAGTTTTCTAATTCTGTTTTTAACAAGCCCTATAATATTTATGACAAATTACTGGTA
The Candidatus Aenigmatarchaeota archaeon genome window above contains:
- a CDS encoding IS110 family transposase — translated: DQYLVLLRVLDYKIEETSKQISMLKEENPQAKLLTTIPGISEYSALLIMAEIGDIRRFKNAECLCSYAGLVPSTYQSGNKQYHGKITKQGSKWLRWILIQAANKAITRDNALQRFYKRLEQKKGRKIAIVATARKMLTYIYAMLTLNLEFNQLQVNKGRVARAFINRNGC
- a CDS encoding site-specific DNA-methyltransferase yields the protein MNKIPDNSVHLAITSPPYNVGKNYDNHNDKMDYQEYLNWLEKVWIETKRVLVPGGRFALNIAPTGIKNFIPIHHDFANQLRKIGMKFRTEIIWYKQTMLKRTAWGSFKSPANPHIVPSWEYILVFSKNEDRLEGSYKNADITKEEFMKFSDGMWYISPETQRNGHPAPFPEELIYRLIKFYSYKGNTVLDMFGGTGTVAVVALKTGRNFIHIDISPEYCKTAENRLAKAKRELSQLKLSSLH
- a CDS encoding BsaWI family type II restriction enzyme, encoding MSKKEYETVDERQSYVQKSGQEWENKVMDFVNQELKKLGSDLVVISGRSVKKGSALWNKLSIPVGKGETSQKIWGDIDLIVIDKQENPIAVISCKTSLHGRFSETLFYAVVLKEIVEDLKVVFATSDKGRQQKGSEWQSEWGSEEKPTKDRLLGSHYLDGVYVLNPKTKLGSMIKHLDELPKDLINWQKSMKR
- the endA gene encoding tRNA-intron lyase, with the protein product MLKGELIEHRVLVFEKSEDLDKLVESGYGKWLDDKLELALVEAMYLVNKGKLIVEKEGVALDKKDFLKYCEDNERNFHARLIVYTDLRERGFVVKTGFKFGCDFRVYERGVKIKKGPKEAYEHTKWVVHAIPEEFNCSFPELSRAVRLAQNIRTEMIWAIVDTEGDVTYYMIKRITP
- a CDS encoding ATP cone domain-containing protein; this encodes MPRILVRKRGGYLEDFDEDKIKKSLIKAGCTEKDAEKIASSIKDWAERQPGKIVNSVEIERQVVEHTREKHKDVLITFLAYGRNKIKPIKRIFNKKDIAQMLTSLFVIIQIYVIESVSVPIWQALSVLFISIFTNMLILWLIEGKEMWKHLISGFVVVTILSAIIGSILQENLSSIIVAMSVGLPVSAMVDVLKG
- a CDS encoding mRNA surveillance protein pelota, with protein sequence MRVLKSDLKHSTLTLKVENDDDLWHLINILERGDNILARTIRTKFIERDGQKIKIGKTPMTLKIELEKFEFNENIFNLRLTGRILEGPEDVQKGSYHTIEIEVGSTLTITKEWRKHHLDRIKKSQLKTPKILLAVVDASEATFGVLDGKGLRIVSELRNHHSMQYEEDKIEEFYLKVASELNTLSEDCKKVILAGPGFAKEHIKKIIEKKYRELNQKIIVDSVSSSTRSGINEILKRGNFEKIIQESEALRETKLVEEFFTHLRKEDGLVTYGFNEVRRADDFGAVDTLLISDQKIKDKEIEKLVDSIEKKGGKIEIISTGHSSGEQFNRIGGIGAFLRFKL
- a CDS encoding DUF63 family protein, producing the protein MSITDFLFEYFIKPIKAGEGYNPINTLVYSVFFVFFSYLLFFILKKLKIKIGKEIIISTTPWIIFGIFLRLLEDMGIIRSYLLVTPNIWFIFFLLITSLLAITKIIERKFCIPYYKLMFISGIIFAAIPLPFFKILNPRGILYFLFWFFPILILIKIINWTKENKLVFLSQMYDATATFVSIQYFGYMEQHVLPRSIIQITGTPFSFFLLKLAVVIFVLRMLDKYSDDKDLRNYLKLVIGLLGFITGTRDILRLILLV